A section of the Leptotrichia buccalis C-1013-b genome encodes:
- the lspA gene encoding signal peptidase II: protein MCVNKKCEEKRMPYIIIILVLAALDQITKQLMYNVSGGVQGFSIPIIDKFFHLTYVENHGGVFGLLQGKINLFTIASAVLIIYVIAVEYKNFKNYSKWTKIGVVVIAAGATGNMIDRILRGYVIDMIDFRGIWAFVFNVADMYVHIGIYIIVIDYLTRKYFKNSKK, encoded by the coding sequence ATATGTGTTAATAAAAAATGTGAGGAGAAAAGAATGCCTTATATAATTATTATTTTGGTTTTAGCTGCATTAGATCAGATTACAAAGCAGTTAATGTACAACGTATCAGGTGGAGTACAAGGTTTTTCTATACCAATAATAGATAAATTTTTTCACTTGACATATGTTGAAAATCACGGCGGAGTTTTCGGTCTATTGCAAGGAAAAATCAATTTATTTACAATAGCAAGTGCAGTTCTAATTATATACGTAATCGCTGTAGAGTACAAAAACTTTAAGAATTACAGCAAATGGACAAAAATAGGAGTAGTAGTAATTGCCGCTGGAGCCACAGGAAATATGATTGACAGAATTCTTCGTGGATACGTAATTGACATGATAGATTTTCGAGGAATCTGGGCTTTCGTATTCAATGTGGCAGATATGTATGTACATATTGGTATTTATATTATTGTAATTGATTATTTGACGAGAAAATATTTTAAAAATAGTAAAAAGTAG
- a CDS encoding ATP-binding protein, translating into MTVIAGENNTGKSTVGKVLWSIFSSFYKINEQIAIEKQESIEKVIFNSFLDSMYQDNMGYLDPFYNEEKEKENIKKVSKKIVNTFENIKDDTELKYYLINTLNKIIYSDVNASNYKIDEIVKILRITNDRIGEIAILKRLLKEFNNQINNIYSEAEAEMELIIKDKSLKIVIEDNKIKDLREDIYVNTEVFYIDDPHIVDELEEISMEKIKFSHRGQLIENLLNVEKESVINELLAEDRWEKINDKLNDIIQGKFTRKKNGRSFFYEEKNGYEKINVKNLSMGLKVFTIIKLLIQNNSLKENGTIILDEPEIHLHPEWQIKFAELIVLLQKEFGMHILLTTHSPYFLKAIQVYSKKYEISDKCKYYMSELDGEQAILVDKTSKTDDLFYKLAISFENLMNEEELYED; encoded by the coding sequence ATAACTGTTATTGCGGGAGAGAATAATACAGGAAAAAGTACCGTTGGTAAAGTTTTGTGGAGTATATTCAGCAGTTTTTATAAAATTAATGAACAAATAGCTATAGAGAAACAAGAAAGTATTGAAAAAGTAATATTTAATAGTTTTTTAGATTCTATGTATCAAGATAATATGGGATACTTAGATCCTTTTTATAATGAAGAGAAAGAAAAAGAAAATATAAAAAAAGTATCAAAAAAAATAGTAAATACTTTTGAAAATATAAAAGATGATACAGAATTAAAATATTATTTAATAAATACATTGAATAAGATTATTTACTCTGATGTAAATGCTTCAAATTATAAAATAGATGAAATAGTGAAAATTTTGCGAATAACAAATGATAGAATTGGAGAAATTGCAATTTTAAAGAGATTGTTAAAAGAATTTAATAATCAAATAAATAATATTTATTCAGAAGCAGAAGCAGAAATGGAGTTAATAATAAAAGATAAATCCTTAAAAATTGTAATTGAAGATAATAAAATTAAAGATTTAAGAGAAGATATATATGTAAATACAGAAGTTTTTTATATAGATGATCCACATATTGTAGATGAATTAGAGGAAATTTCAATGGAAAAAATTAAATTTTCTCATAGAGGACAACTGATAGAAAATTTATTAAATGTGGAAAAAGAAAGTGTAATTAATGAGTTGCTAGCTGAAGATAGGTGGGAAAAGATAAATGATAAATTAAATGATATTATTCAAGGGAAATTTACAAGAAAGAAAAATGGGCGAAGTTTTTTTTATGAGGAAAAAAACGGTTATGAAAAAATAAATGTAAAAAATTTATCAATGGGTTTAAAAGTATTCACTATTATAAAGTTACTGATTCAGAATAATTCTTTGAAAGAAAATGGAACAATAATTCTAGATGAACCTGAAATTCATTTACATCCTGAGTGGCAAATAAAATTTGCAGAATTAATTGTGTTGTTACAAAAAGAATTTGGAATGCATATTTTACTTACAACACATAGTCCTTACTTTCTCAAAGCTATCCAAGTTTATTCAAAAAAGTATGAAATATCAGACAAATGTAAATATTATATGAGTGAATTGGATGGAGAACAAGCAATTTTAGTTGACAAGACTAGCAAAACAGATGATTTGTTTTATAAGTTAGCTATTTCTTTTGAAAATTTGATGAATGAGGAAGAATTGTATGAAGATTAG
- the glyQ gene encoding glycine--tRNA ligase subunit alpha has protein sequence MTFQEIILTLQKFWGDKGCIISNPYDIETGAGTFNPDTFLMSLGPEPWNVAYVEPSRRPKDGRYGENPNRVYQHHQFQVIMKPSPENIQELYLESLVALGINPKEHDIRFVEDNWESPTLGAWGLGWEVWLDGMEITQFTYFQQVGGLEVDIVPSEITYGLERIALYLQNKDDVKDLEWTKGVKYGERRFQFEYELSKYSFEVADVPMHFQLFDMYEKEAQNCLNNDLVFPAYEYVLKCSHTFNNLDARGAISTTERMSYILRIRDLAKKCAEKFVEARERLGFPLLNKNN, from the coding sequence ATGACTTTTCAGGAAATTATATTAACTCTTCAAAAGTTCTGGGGAGATAAAGGGTGTATAATATCAAATCCGTATGATATTGAAACAGGTGCGGGAACTTTTAATCCAGATACTTTTTTAATGTCGTTAGGTCCTGAGCCTTGGAATGTTGCCTATGTTGAGCCATCACGTCGTCCAAAAGATGGAAGATACGGTGAAAATCCCAACAGAGTGTACCAACATCATCAGTTTCAGGTAATTATGAAACCATCACCAGAAAATATCCAGGAACTTTACTTAGAAAGCTTAGTTGCATTAGGAATTAATCCTAAGGAACACGATATAAGATTTGTGGAAGATAACTGGGAAAGTCCTACACTTGGAGCGTGGGGATTAGGATGGGAAGTTTGGCTGGATGGAATGGAAATTACACAGTTTACATACTTCCAGCAAGTTGGAGGACTGGAAGTTGACATTGTTCCATCTGAAATAACTTACGGACTTGAAAGAATAGCACTTTATTTGCAAAATAAGGACGATGTAAAAGATTTAGAATGGACAAAAGGCGTAAAATACGGAGAAAGAAGATTCCAGTTTGAATACGAATTATCAAAATACAGCTTTGAAGTAGCAGACGTTCCAATGCACTTCCAACTTTTTGATATGTACGAAAAAGAAGCCCAAAACTGTCTAAACAACGACTTAGTATTCCCCGCCTACGAATACGTTCTAAAATGTTCACACACATTCAATAACCTTGACGCAAGAGGAGCAATCAGTACAACAGAAAGAATGTCCTACATTTTAAGAATCAGGGATTTGGCTAAGAAATGTGCAGAGAAATTTGTGGAGGCAAGGGAGAGATTGGGATTCCCATTGTTGAATAAAAATAATTAG
- a CDS encoding L-lactate permease: MEFLVGLIPIILFLILLAVLKKSALFSTYASLIVAIILNFVMSSWRIPVQGIIASLFEGFAVAWMPIGFVIIAAIFAYDLSVKNGKIEIIKTMLGNITSDRRAQALILAWGFGGFIEGIAGYGTAVAIPAAIMISLGFSPMTAAMICLLANSTPTAFGTVGLPVTTMISNFGLNAQQTALFTSLLLLLLTCVIPFILVVFANKEIDGGKNPAFGKGILPVIIASIIGYMVQPLIAMATGAELPTIISSLIAMILMIVATKMFVKAEEGFETVAVSTKDAILAWLPYILMVVLIVGTSPVVKVINEPLHEHTISTIDFSFGHWATWFRDAKSAKDAGVAFKWILAPAAPLFVATVIAGFIQKVKVKDMVEVLGHTIYHKLDKMLVIMGIVALSVVMKHSGMTASIASGLKTLTGSGFPFIAPFLGTIGTFVTGSDLSSNLLFGGIQVGVAKGLSQNPALQSLLIAANTAGATGGKMISPQNIAIVTSVSAALNGKDGELLGKTIKYSVLYGLVLGVLTFVGAGMIH, encoded by the coding sequence ATGGAATTTTTAGTGGGTTTAATACCAATAATTTTGTTTTTAATTTTGTTAGCAGTTTTAAAAAAATCTGCGTTGTTTAGTACTTATGCGAGCTTGATTGTAGCGATTATTTTGAACTTTGTCATGTCAAGCTGGCGAATTCCAGTTCAAGGGATTATTGCTTCACTTTTTGAAGGATTCGCAGTGGCTTGGATGCCAATTGGATTTGTAATAATAGCGGCGATTTTTGCTTATGATTTATCAGTAAAAAATGGTAAAATTGAAATTATCAAAACGATGTTAGGAAATATTACATCAGATAGACGTGCACAAGCTTTAATACTTGCCTGGGGATTTGGTGGATTTATAGAAGGTATTGCAGGATATGGGACAGCGGTTGCAATTCCAGCGGCAATTATGATTTCTTTAGGATTTTCTCCTATGACAGCGGCGATGATTTGTTTACTTGCAAATTCGACACCGACAGCATTTGGAACAGTAGGGCTTCCTGTTACAACAATGATTTCAAACTTTGGATTAAATGCTCAACAGACAGCATTATTTACATCATTGTTATTGTTACTATTAACTTGTGTTATTCCTTTTATTTTAGTAGTTTTTGCAAATAAAGAAATAGATGGCGGAAAAAATCCAGCTTTTGGAAAAGGAATTTTACCAGTAATTATTGCATCAATTATTGGATATATGGTACAGCCGTTAATAGCTATGGCAACTGGGGCTGAACTTCCTACAATTATTTCAAGTTTAATAGCAATGATTTTAATGATTGTTGCGACAAAAATGTTTGTTAAGGCGGAAGAAGGATTTGAAACTGTGGCAGTTTCTACTAAAGATGCAATTTTAGCTTGGCTTCCATATATTTTAATGGTAGTTTTAATCGTAGGAACAAGTCCAGTTGTTAAAGTTATAAATGAGCCTTTACACGAGCATACAATTTCAACAATTGATTTTTCATTTGGACATTGGGCAACTTGGTTTAGAGATGCAAAAAGTGCAAAAGATGCTGGAGTTGCGTTTAAATGGATTTTGGCACCAGCCGCACCTTTATTTGTAGCAACAGTTATTGCAGGATTTATTCAAAAAGTAAAAGTAAAAGACATGGTTGAAGTACTAGGTCATACAATTTATCATAAATTAGATAAAATGTTAGTAATCATGGGAATTGTAGCACTTTCAGTAGTTATGAAACACAGCGGAATGACAGCAAGTATTGCTAGTGGTCTTAAAACATTGACTGGATCAGGATTCCCATTCATTGCACCATTCTTAGGTACAATTGGAACATTTGTTACAGGAAGTGATTTATCATCTAACTTGTTATTTGGTGGAATTCAAGTAGGAGTAGCGAAAGGATTATCACAAAATCCAGCACTGCAATCATTGTTAATTGCTGCCAATACCGCTGGAGCAACAGGTGGTAAAATGATTTCACCGCAAAATATCGCAATTGTAACATCAGTTTCTGCAGCATTAAATGGAAAAGACGGAGAACTTTTAGGAAAAACTATTAAATATTCTGTACTGTATGGACTTGTTTTAGGTGTTTTGACATTTGTTGGAGCAGGAATGATACATTAG
- the ileS gene encoding isoleucine--tRNA ligase has translation MSENNNVEDKVDYAKTLNLPKTSFKMKANLAQKEPLTLRDWKKAEIYEKSLNEGAPFFVLHDGPPYANGDIHIGHALNKILKDIILKYKRLRGYNAPYIPGWDTHGLPIEWKIMEELGEKAKNMTPLQIRQECKKYALKWVEKQKEGFKRLGILGNWDNPYITLRPEYEAEQLKVFKEIYENGYVYKGLKPVYWSPTTETALAEAEIEYKDVESHSIYVKFEGTQDLLDKLGVEEASILIWTTTPWTLPANLGVFLHPEFDYGLYKTEKGNIVVAKELAETVFKTLGISYELLKEFKGTELEKTHYRHPFLDREGLVMLGDYVTVDAGTGAVHSAPGHGADDYNYSRKYELGVLSPVDDRGHMTKEAGKYEGMFYAKASNVIVQDLTESGHLLHHSKFVHSYPHDWRSKKPVIFRATEQWFISVDESDIRENAIKALDDVEFVPSWGKNRIGSMLETRPDWTISRQRVWGVPIPLFYNRATDEVIYEPEIMDRVIEMVKKEGTDIWWKYEAKEIIGDELLEKYNLKDVDIRKERSIMDVWFDSGVSHRSVLVPRNLPRPADLYLEGSDQHRGWFQSSLLTSIASTKDAPYKRILTHGFTMDGQGRKMSKSLGNTILPKDITEKYGADILRLWVSSVDYREDVRISENILQQMSDAYRRIRNTARFLMGNLNDFDYANDKVDYNDMFEIDKWAMHKLEELKAKTTEFYDKYEFYSLFQEITYFCSMEMSSFYLDIVKDRLYCEGTTSIERRSTQTVLTEVLKVLVRIIAPVLSFTADEIWERIPETLKEEESVHLSKWIEARPEYLNEELAQKWDKIARLRREVNKKLEAERQNGLIGHSLDARVILNIANDEYSFIKDYTENEVSDLFIVSQVKFVNDNLAESEIEGINIAVEKASGEKCERCWKYDEEVGHNHNHPDVCPRCAGVLEEM, from the coding sequence ATGTCGGAAAATAATAATGTGGAAGACAAGGTAGATTATGCAAAAACGCTAAATTTACCAAAGACGAGCTTTAAAATGAAAGCTAATCTGGCTCAAAAAGAACCTTTAACGTTAAGGGACTGGAAAAAAGCTGAAATTTATGAAAAATCATTGAATGAAGGGGCACCATTTTTTGTACTGCACGATGGACCTCCGTATGCAAATGGAGATATTCACATCGGGCATGCGTTAAATAAAATATTGAAGGATATTATTTTAAAATATAAAAGATTAAGAGGTTATAACGCACCATATATTCCAGGATGGGATACGCATGGTCTTCCTATCGAATGGAAAATAATGGAAGAACTTGGAGAAAAGGCAAAAAATATGACTCCCTTGCAAATTAGGCAAGAATGTAAAAAATATGCTTTGAAATGGGTAGAAAAACAAAAAGAAGGATTCAAAAGGCTTGGAATTTTAGGAAACTGGGATAATCCTTATATCACTTTAAGACCTGAATACGAAGCAGAACAGTTAAAAGTATTCAAGGAAATTTACGAAAATGGTTATGTTTACAAAGGGCTAAAACCTGTTTACTGGTCGCCTACGACTGAAACAGCACTGGCTGAAGCGGAAATTGAGTACAAGGATGTAGAATCTCATTCAATTTATGTGAAATTTGAAGGAACTCAGGATTTATTGGATAAATTAGGAGTGGAAGAGGCAAGTATTCTTATTTGGACAACAACACCTTGGACATTGCCTGCAAACTTGGGAGTATTTTTACATCCTGAATTTGACTATGGATTATACAAAACAGAAAAAGGCAATATTGTAGTTGCAAAAGAATTGGCTGAAACTGTATTTAAGACACTTGGAATTTCTTATGAATTATTGAAGGAATTTAAAGGTACTGAACTTGAGAAAACTCATTATAGACATCCGTTCTTGGATAGAGAAGGGCTAGTAATGCTTGGAGATTATGTTACGGTTGATGCAGGGACTGGAGCGGTACATTCGGCACCTGGACACGGGGCGGACGATTACAATTATTCACGAAAATATGAACTTGGAGTATTGTCGCCAGTTGACGACAGAGGGCATATGACAAAGGAAGCTGGAAAATACGAAGGAATGTTTTATGCAAAAGCTAGCAATGTAATTGTGCAGGACTTGACAGAAAGCGGACATTTATTGCATCACAGTAAGTTTGTTCACTCGTATCCGCATGACTGGAGAAGTAAAAAACCTGTAATTTTCAGAGCGACTGAGCAATGGTTCATTAGCGTTGATGAAAGCGATATTAGGGAAAATGCGATAAAAGCATTAGATGATGTGGAATTTGTACCATCTTGGGGTAAAAATAGAATTGGTTCAATGTTAGAAACTCGTCCTGACTGGACTATTTCAAGACAAAGAGTATGGGGAGTACCAATACCATTGTTCTACAACAGAGCGACTGATGAAGTTATTTATGAGCCAGAAATTATGGACAGAGTAATTGAAATGGTAAAAAAAGAAGGAACTGACATTTGGTGGAAATATGAAGCCAAAGAAATTATCGGAGATGAACTTTTGGAAAAATATAACTTGAAAGATGTGGATATTAGAAAAGAAAGAAGTATAATGGACGTCTGGTTTGATTCAGGAGTTTCCCATAGAAGTGTGTTAGTGCCAAGAAATTTACCAAGACCAGCAGACTTGTACCTTGAAGGAAGTGATCAGCATAGAGGTTGGTTCCAGTCTTCATTATTGACATCAATCGCAAGTACAAAAGATGCACCTTACAAGAGAATCCTAACTCACGGATTCACAATGGACGGTCAAGGAAGAAAAATGTCTAAATCACTTGGAAACACAATACTTCCAAAAGATATTACAGAAAAATACGGAGCAGATATTTTAAGATTGTGGGTATCTTCAGTAGATTATAGAGAAGATGTTAGAATTTCAGAAAATATTTTACAGCAAATGTCTGACGCTTATAGAAGAATCAGAAATACAGCCAGATTTTTGATGGGTAACTTAAATGATTTTGATTATGCAAATGATAAAGTTGACTACAATGATATGTTTGAAATTGACAAGTGGGCAATGCACAAACTGGAAGAATTGAAGGCTAAAACGACAGAATTTTACGATAAATACGAATTTTACAGTCTATTTCAGGAAATTACATATTTCTGCTCAATGGAAATGTCTTCATTCTATCTGGACATAGTAAAAGACAGACTTTACTGCGAAGGGACAACTTCAATTGAAAGAAGAAGCACACAGACTGTATTGACAGAAGTTCTGAAAGTGCTAGTAAGAATAATTGCCCCAGTATTGTCGTTTACGGCTGATGAAATCTGGGAAAGAATACCAGAAACGTTAAAAGAAGAAGAAAGTGTACATTTATCAAAATGGATTGAAGCAAGACCTGAATATTTGAATGAAGAATTAGCACAAAAATGGGATAAAATCGCACGATTAAGAAGAGAAGTGAACAAAAAGCTGGAAGCAGAAAGACAAAATGGATTAATAGGACATTCTCTTGATGCAAGAGTTATTTTAAACATTGCCAATGATGAATATTCATTTATAAAAGATTACACAGAAAATGAAGTTTCTGACTTGTTTATCGTATCTCAAGTTAAATTTGTAAATGATAATTTAGCAGAAAGCGAAATCGAAGGAATTAACATCGCTGTGGAAAAAGCGTCTGGAGAAAAATGTGAAAGATGCTGGAAATACGATGAGGAAGTTGGACACAATCACAATCATCCAGATGTATGTCCAAGATGTGCAGGCGTTTTGGAAGAAATGTAA
- a CDS encoding Tex family protein, with protein MDIVGSVAKELNFKVPQVENTIKLFDEGATVPFIARYRKEVTGNLDEEQIRDVIEKITYYRNLEKRKEEVIRLIEEQGKLTEELQKSIVNAMKLQEVEDLYLPYKKKKKTKADIAKEQGLEPLSEFALAKGTTMEQLEKEAEKYVTEEVADVKAAIEGVHLIIAQDISENIKIREFLRDKIAKFGILTSKVIEKNKENDEKGVYQDYYEYSEQIGRSASNRILALNRGEKEKILKVDIDIDEKNEETIINFILNTFENKNLTEFFRGVIKDSLDRLAYPSIKNEVRNIYTEKAEEEAINIFSENLEKLLLQPPLAKKTLMGLDPGYRTGCKMVIINKDGFYETNDVLFLVDGVHNERQLATAKKKILDYVAKYDVDIIAIGNGTASRETEAFVADLIKEMKKKVSYLIVNEAGASIYSASKLAIEEFPDLDVTARGAISIARRIQDPMAELVKIDPKSIGVGMYQHDVNQKKLNETLEQTIEHVVNNVGVNINTASWALLSFVSGIKKNVAKNLVDYRHENGDFKDRKQLKKVKGLGDKAFEQMAGFVVVPDSENPLDNTIIHPESYHVAEIILKEAGCKVEDLKADLDAVRQKLQKIDLEKIIKENDFGRETAKDVYEALLKDRRDPRDEFEKPLLRSDILNMDDLTEGMVLEGTVRNVAKFGAFVDIGLKNDALIHISEIAEKFVSDATKELSVGQIIKVKILSLDKERGRVGLTRKGI; from the coding sequence TTGGATATTGTAGGTAGTGTGGCAAAAGAACTGAATTTTAAAGTTCCACAAGTGGAAAATACGATAAAACTTTTTGATGAAGGGGCGACTGTGCCGTTTATTGCTAGGTATAGAAAAGAAGTTACAGGGAATCTGGATGAGGAACAAATTCGGGATGTAATTGAGAAAATTACGTATTACAGGAATTTGGAAAAGAGAAAAGAGGAAGTTATAAGGCTGATTGAGGAGCAGGGGAAACTGACGGAGGAATTGCAGAAAAGTATTGTTAATGCGATGAAATTGCAGGAAGTGGAAGATTTATACTTGCCTTATAAGAAAAAGAAAAAAACGAAAGCGGATATTGCAAAAGAACAAGGATTGGAGCCTCTTTCAGAGTTTGCATTAGCCAAAGGAACTACGATGGAGCAGCTAGAAAAAGAAGCTGAGAAATATGTTACGGAAGAAGTGGCGGATGTTAAGGCTGCAATTGAAGGAGTTCACTTAATTATTGCTCAGGATATTTCAGAAAATATTAAAATCAGGGAGTTTTTAAGAGATAAAATTGCAAAATTTGGAATTCTGACTTCCAAAGTTATTGAGAAAAATAAGGAAAATGATGAAAAAGGAGTTTATCAGGATTATTATGAATATTCGGAGCAGATTGGGAGAAGTGCTTCAAATAGGATTCTTGCTTTAAATCGTGGGGAAAAGGAAAAAATCCTGAAAGTTGATATTGACATTGATGAAAAAAACGAAGAAACCATAATAAACTTTATTTTGAATACTTTTGAAAATAAGAATTTAACTGAATTTTTTAGGGGAGTTATAAAGGACTCACTGGATAGATTGGCTTATCCGTCTATAAAAAATGAAGTGAGAAATATTTATACAGAAAAAGCGGAAGAAGAAGCAATTAATATTTTTTCTGAAAATTTAGAAAAACTGCTATTACAACCGCCTTTAGCCAAAAAAACGCTTATGGGACTGGATCCAGGATACAGAACGGGCTGCAAGATGGTTATTATTAATAAAGACGGATTTTATGAAACAAATGACGTACTTTTCCTTGTAGATGGAGTGCATAACGAAAGACAGCTTGCGACTGCGAAGAAAAAAATACTGGATTATGTTGCAAAATATGATGTGGATATTATTGCAATTGGGAATGGGACAGCTTCGAGAGAAACGGAGGCTTTTGTTGCAGATTTGATAAAGGAAATGAAGAAAAAAGTTTCATATTTGATTGTAAATGAGGCTGGAGCGTCAATTTATTCGGCTTCAAAACTGGCAATCGAAGAATTTCCTGATTTAGATGTTACAGCTAGGGGAGCTATTTCCATTGCTAGAAGAATTCAGGATCCGATGGCAGAACTTGTAAAAATTGATCCAAAATCAATTGGAGTGGGAATGTATCAGCACGATGTAAACCAGAAAAAGTTAAATGAAACTCTGGAACAGACAATTGAACACGTGGTAAATAACGTAGGAGTCAATATTAATACAGCTTCATGGGCATTATTAAGTTTTGTTTCTGGAATCAAGAAGAATGTAGCAAAAAATCTTGTGGATTATAGACATGAAAATGGTGATTTTAAGGACAGAAAACAGCTTAAAAAAGTAAAAGGACTGGGAGATAAGGCGTTTGAGCAGATGGCAGGATTTGTGGTTGTGCCTGACAGTGAAAATCCGCTTGATAACACGATTATTCATCCAGAGTCATATCACGTTGCAGAAATCATCTTAAAGGAAGCTGGCTGTAAAGTTGAGGATTTAAAGGCTGACTTGGATGCTGTAAGGCAAAAATTGCAGAAAATAGACTTGGAAAAAATTATTAAGGAAAATGATTTTGGAAGGGAAACTGCAAAGGATGTGTATGAGGCGCTGTTAAAAGATAGACGTGATCCTCGTGATGAATTTGAAAAACCGCTTTTACGTTCGGATATTTTAAATATGGATGACTTGACAGAAGGAATGGTTCTGGAAGGGACTGTGAGAAATGTGGCAAAATTTGGGGCATTTGTTGACATAGGACTAAAAAATGATGCTTTAATTCATATTTCTGAAATAGCAGAAAAATTTGTTTCAGACGCTACAAAGGAACTTTCTGTGGGACAAATTATAAAAGTTAAAATATTGTCGCTGGATAAGGAAAGAGGAAGAGTGGGACTTACTAGAAAAGGAATTTAA